The genome window GCCGAAAATCCAGGTCATCTATATTCACAATCTGAATTGTATCTATGAAGGTCCGCCAATTGTCAAATACTCCCTGATCCCTCAAACAGGCTGCAGCAGCGATCGTTGTGCAGGTTTGAAGAGACGATCCGCAATCGCAGAAAATAGTGGAGAGCGATCATGATGCAACTGCCCGAACGCGTCGAAGGACTTCATCACATCACCGTCGCGACCGGATCCGCGCAAGGCGACGTGGATCTTCTCGTCAAGACGCTGGGACAGCGGCTCGTCAAGAAGACGATGTTCTACGACGGCGCACGGCCGGTCTATCATCTGTATTTCGGCAATGAGCTTGGCGAACCGGGCACGCTGTACACCACTTTCCCCGTTCGCCAGGCTGGCTACACCGGAAAGCGTGGTGCAGGGCAGATATCGGCGGTTTCCTATAACGCACCCGTCGGTACGCTTTCCTGGTGGCAGGAGCATCTCATAAAGCGCGCTGTGACCGTCTCGGAAGTGCGTGAGCGGTTCGGGCAGAAATATCTGTCGTTCGAGCACCCCGACTGCGGTGTCGGCTTCGAAATCATCGAGCAGGACACGGACGGCCAGTTCGAGCCCTGGGACTCTCCCTATGTGCCCAAGGAGGTCGCGCTGCGGGGCTTTCACAGCTGGACGGCCACCCTAAATCGCAATGAGGAGATGGACTCCTTCATGCGCAATGCCTGGAACCTGAAGCCCCAGGGACGCGACGGCAATTACCAGCGCTACGCTTTCGGCAATGGCGGTGCGGCCAAGGTGCTAGACGTCTATATCGATGAGGACGAAAGGCCCGGCACCTGGGCGCTTGGCGAAGGCCAAGTTCATCATGCCGCGTTTGAAGTCGCCGACCTCGACGTGCAGGCCGCGCTCAAATTTGACGTGGAAGGCCTC of Sphingobium sp. MI1205 contains these proteins:
- the linE gene encoding chlorohydroquinone/hydroquinone 1,2-dioxygenase yields the protein MMQLPERVEGLHHITVATGSAQGDVDLLVKTLGQRLVKKTMFYDGARPVYHLYFGNELGEPGTLYTTFPVRQAGYTGKRGAGQISAVSYNAPVGTLSWWQEHLIKRAVTVSEVRERFGQKYLSFEHPDCGVGFEIIEQDTDGQFEPWDSPYVPKEVALRGFHSWTATLNRNEEMDSFMRNAWNLKPQGRDGNYQRYAFGNGGAAKVLDVYIDEDERPGTWALGEGQVHHAAFEVADLDVQAALKFDVEGLGYTDFSDRKHRGYFESIYVRTPGGVLFEASVTLGFTHDESPEKLGSEVKVAPQLEGVKDELLRTMNDPIVI